The following are from one region of the Achromobacter xylosoxidans genome:
- a CDS encoding arsenate reductase (azurin) large subunit has translation MSAPKDRITLPPKDAARTNMTCHFCIVGCGYHVYKWPEQSEGGRAPEENALGQDFRQQLPPFALTLTPAMTNVITQRDGSRHNIMIVPDKECVVNSGLSSTRGGRMASYMYTPDGDGKARLKQPRMYAADQWVDVPWDNALALYAGLLKKVLDTDGPEGIVFSCFDHGGAGGGFENTWGTGKLMFTALQTPMVRIHNRPAYNSECHATREMGVGELNNAYEDAELADVLWSIGNNPYESQTNYFLNHWVPNLYGQTVDKKKARFAGEDLPTTRIVFVDPRDTPSIAIARQIAGKDRVLHLAIEPGTDIALFNGLFTYVVEQGWVDKPFIKAHTAGFDEAVKANRMPLEECSKITGVPVDDLKKAAEWSYKPKKTGQLPRTMHAYEKGIIWGNDNYVIQSALLDLVIATHNVGRRGTGCVRMGGHQEGYARPPYPGDKKIYIDQELIKGKGRMMTWWGSNNFQTSNNAQALREAVFKRSAIVKEAMQKARGASTEEMVDIIYAATQRGGLFVASINLYPTKLAEAAHLLLPAAHPGETNLTSMNGERRIRLSQKFMDPPGEAQADCLIAARIANTLKAMYEKEGNSKMAQRFAGFDWKTEEDAFNDGFRRAGQKDAPKIDSQGGDTGHLVTYERLLAAGNNGVQLPVQAYADGKLKGTEMLYTDGKFDTADGKAHFKPAQWKGLPEPVAAQKKKYKFWLNNGRNNEIWQTAYHDQYNSFAQDRYPMAYIEINPADCQELGVEASDVVEVYNDYGSTYAMVYPVPEIKRGQTFMMFGYVNGIQGDVTTEWTDRNIIPYYKGTWGNIRKVGSVEEFRNTISFKSRRFTLG, from the coding sequence ATGTCCGCACCCAAAGACCGCATCACCTTGCCGCCGAAGGATGCCGCGCGCACGAATATGACGTGCCACTTCTGTATCGTCGGCTGTGGGTACCACGTTTACAAATGGCCCGAGCAAAGCGAGGGAGGCCGGGCGCCCGAGGAGAATGCGCTGGGCCAGGACTTTCGTCAGCAGCTACCGCCTTTCGCGTTGACGCTTACCCCGGCGATGACCAACGTCATCACGCAGCGGGATGGCTCGCGTCACAACATCATGATCGTTCCGGACAAGGAATGCGTGGTCAACAGCGGCTTGAGTTCGACCCGTGGCGGCCGGATGGCCAGCTATATGTACACGCCCGATGGCGATGGCAAGGCGCGCCTGAAACAGCCGCGCATGTATGCCGCCGACCAATGGGTGGACGTTCCGTGGGACAACGCCCTGGCGCTGTACGCCGGGCTGTTGAAGAAGGTGCTGGATACCGATGGCCCGGAAGGCATTGTGTTCTCGTGTTTTGACCACGGCGGGGCGGGCGGAGGGTTCGAGAACACCTGGGGCACGGGCAAGCTGATGTTCACCGCGCTACAGACGCCGATGGTGCGTATCCACAATCGCCCGGCGTACAACTCGGAATGCCACGCCACGCGCGAGATGGGCGTCGGCGAACTCAACAACGCCTACGAAGACGCCGAGCTTGCCGACGTGTTGTGGTCCATTGGCAATAATCCTTACGAGTCCCAGACGAACTATTTCCTGAACCACTGGGTTCCGAATCTGTACGGGCAGACGGTCGACAAGAAAAAGGCGCGCTTCGCGGGTGAAGATCTTCCAACTACCCGCATCGTCTTCGTGGACCCGCGCGACACGCCCTCCATCGCGATCGCCCGACAGATAGCCGGAAAAGATCGAGTGCTGCATCTGGCGATCGAACCCGGCACTGACATCGCGTTGTTCAACGGACTGTTTACCTACGTGGTTGAACAGGGCTGGGTAGACAAGCCGTTCATCAAGGCGCACACGGCGGGATTTGATGAGGCCGTTAAGGCGAATCGCATGCCTCTGGAGGAATGCAGCAAGATCACGGGCGTGCCGGTCGACGACCTGAAGAAGGCGGCGGAGTGGTCGTACAAGCCGAAGAAGACAGGGCAGCTTCCGCGCACGATGCATGCCTACGAAAAAGGCATCATCTGGGGCAACGACAACTACGTCATTCAGTCGGCGTTGCTGGATCTGGTCATCGCCACGCACAACGTGGGGCGCCGTGGCACCGGATGTGTACGCATGGGGGGGCACCAAGAGGGTTATGCCAGGCCCCCCTACCCTGGCGACAAGAAAATCTACATTGACCAGGAACTCATCAAAGGCAAGGGCAGGATGATGACCTGGTGGGGGTCCAACAACTTCCAGACCAGCAATAACGCGCAAGCGCTCCGAGAGGCGGTGTTCAAGCGGTCCGCCATCGTGAAGGAAGCCATGCAGAAAGCGCGCGGCGCTTCAACCGAAGAGATGGTCGACATCATCTATGCGGCCACGCAACGAGGCGGACTGTTTGTTGCAAGCATCAATCTCTATCCAACCAAGCTGGCCGAGGCTGCCCATCTGCTGCTTCCAGCGGCGCACCCGGGCGAAACGAACCTGACGTCCATGAATGGCGAGCGGCGCATTCGCCTGTCGCAAAAGTTCATGGACCCGCCCGGGGAAGCGCAAGCGGACTGCCTGATCGCCGCGCGAATCGCCAACACGCTGAAAGCCATGTACGAGAAGGAAGGCAACAGCAAGATGGCGCAACGTTTCGCCGGATTCGACTGGAAGACGGAAGAGGATGCGTTCAATGATGGGTTTCGTCGGGCGGGCCAGAAGGACGCGCCCAAGATCGACAGCCAGGGTGGAGATACCGGTCACCTGGTGACCTACGAACGGTTGCTCGCCGCCGGCAATAACGGCGTCCAGTTACCCGTTCAGGCCTACGCGGACGGGAAGCTCAAAGGCACCGAAATGCTCTACACGGACGGTAAGTTCGACACCGCCGACGGAAAAGCTCACTTCAAGCCGGCGCAGTGGAAAGGCCTGCCCGAGCCCGTGGCCGCCCAAAAGAAGAAGTACAAGTTCTGGCTGAACAACGGCCGCAACAACGAGATCTGGCAAACGGCCTATCACGACCAGTACAACAGCTTCGCCCAGGACCGCTATCCGATGGCATACATCGAGATCAATCCCGCCGATTGCCAGGAGCTGGGCGTCGAGGCTTCAGACGTGGTCGAGGTCTACAACGATTACGGGTCGACTTACGCAATGGTGTACCCGGTGCCGGAGATCAAGCGCGGCCAGACATTCATGATGTTCGGCTACGTGAACGGCATCCAGGGCGACGTCACGACCGAGTGGACCGACCGCAACATCATTCCCTACTACAAAGGCACCTGGGGGAACATCCGGAAAGTGGGCTCCGTCGAGGAGTTCAGGAACACCATCAGTTTCAAGAGCCGCCGATTCACCCTGGGCTGA
- a CDS encoding arsenate reductase (azurin) small subunit, translating to MSEPQILTRRGFLKLSGTGGAVAAATLIPIMPAQAQPATAPHTGTTLPYPVKSIAVAQKLTADTPLQFAYPDAASPCTAVKLGHPVPGGVGPDHDIVAYSTMCTHMGCPTVFDNKTKTFKCPCHFSEFDAEKAGQMICGQATENLPRILLRYDASSDGISAVGVEGLIYGRQANIL from the coding sequence ATGTCAGAGCCACAAATCCTTACCCGGCGCGGATTCCTCAAGTTGAGCGGAACGGGCGGTGCTGTTGCTGCCGCAACACTCATCCCGATCATGCCCGCCCAAGCCCAACCGGCCACGGCGCCGCACACCGGAACCACGCTGCCCTACCCCGTGAAGTCCATCGCCGTCGCGCAGAAGCTCACGGCCGACACGCCCCTGCAGTTCGCCTATCCCGACGCTGCCTCGCCGTGTACCGCTGTGAAGCTCGGGCATCCCGTTCCCGGCGGCGTTGGCCCTGACCACGACATCGTCGCGTACAGCACGATGTGCACGCATATGGGCTGCCCCACAGTTTTCGACAACAAAACAAAAACGTTCAAGTGCCCGTGCCACTTCAGCGAGTTTGACGCCGAGAAGGCAGGCCAGATGATCTGCGGGCAAGCCACCGAAAACCTCCCACGGATTCTGCTGCGCTATGACGCCAGTTCGGACGGGATATCCGCGGTTGGGGTCGAAGGCTTGATCTACGGCCGCCAGGCCAACATTCTGTAA
- a CDS encoding PhnD/SsuA/transferrin family substrate-binding protein yields MFLDDQLQLLDIWRADLQAALKQDIQFVQRRSYGEIVDLLLRGQIDAAWICGYPYVLNADKLKLLVVPQYQGKPQYRSYLIVPKEDRSTAGIADLRERVFAYSDPLSNSGFLVPRTELLAEHQDPLRFFSKAFFTFAHSKVVEAVAAGLASGGAVDGYVWDSIASQHGARAAGTRVAWRSPEYGFPPVVVGEHVADDTALALRDALLQMHARSDGRLILKRLFLDRFVEGPDSLYDGIRGLVRTSAGENPARDSA; encoded by the coding sequence GTGTTCCTGGACGACCAGCTCCAACTGCTGGATATCTGGCGGGCCGATCTTCAAGCAGCGCTTAAGCAGGACATTCAGTTCGTCCAACGACGCAGCTACGGGGAAATCGTGGACCTGCTGTTGCGCGGCCAGATCGACGCGGCATGGATCTGTGGCTACCCTTACGTCTTGAACGCCGACAAGCTCAAGCTGCTGGTGGTGCCGCAGTACCAAGGCAAACCGCAGTACCGGTCGTACCTGATCGTGCCCAAGGAGGACCGAAGCACGGCAGGAATTGCAGACTTGCGCGAACGGGTCTTCGCCTACAGCGACCCACTTTCTAATTCCGGCTTTCTGGTGCCTCGGACGGAACTGCTTGCCGAGCATCAGGACCCGCTACGGTTTTTCAGCAAGGCTTTCTTCACCTTTGCGCACAGCAAAGTTGTGGAGGCGGTCGCGGCGGGGCTGGCCAGCGGCGGGGCGGTCGATGGATACGTCTGGGACAGCATTGCGTCGCAACATGGCGCGCGCGCCGCCGGCACCCGCGTCGCATGGCGATCCCCGGAATATGGGTTTCCGCCCGTCGTGGTCGGCGAGCATGTTGCCGACGACACCGCGCTTGCGCTGCGCGATGCTTTGCTCCAGATGCACGCGCGTTCGGATGGCCGCTTGATACTCAAGCGCCTATTCCTCGATCGGTTTGTTGAGGGGCCCGATAGCCTGTACGACGGCATCCGTGGGTTGGTGCGCACGTCAGCGGGCGAAAACCCGGCACGAGATTCTGCATGA
- a CDS encoding sensor histidine kinase: protein MKSARWNPWSRISYRYKVPLALAAAIVVTELVVTATLMRTAYVGMLRDTRQSAMALTQVLSLSVREPLMRDDLWRVYEALRIPLTAGDGAPGLRSIIVLDPGLHVYASSDPHRYPVLTPGAGLPAELAAAAQTLRDDPRTFVFNTPDSLDATLAVAGAAVVSEDAGLAGYVLASYDASIWRQRLYDLVSQVLLVSIPGLLLLLALGWLWGNRIARPLLSLAQATQRVGREPAANIGLSLRKEGSDEIAVLGRSFASMLTQLERQEALEQEIIAAERLAAVGRVAAGVAHEINNPLGGMLNALDTLEKHGSYDELTQRTVGLTRRGLMQIRRTVGALLVEARLDSSFMHTTDWQDLRLLIEPELSEKNATLLWDVTTRDELPLPAHLVRQMVLNLLINAKNAVERGGSVSCTVTGTADRLSVEIANSGQHIPHDVLPHLFEPYRVDARGAGRAEGRSRGLGLWVTYQIVTQLQGTIEVISEEGYTAFTITLPCGAPIEKTNLELTP from the coding sequence ATGAAGTCGGCCCGTTGGAACCCCTGGTCCAGAATCAGCTATCGCTACAAGGTGCCGTTGGCCTTGGCCGCCGCGATCGTGGTAACGGAACTGGTGGTTACCGCGACGCTGATGCGAACCGCTTACGTCGGCATGCTGCGAGACACGCGGCAAAGCGCGATGGCGTTAACGCAGGTTTTATCCTTGTCGGTGCGCGAACCCTTGATGCGTGACGATCTGTGGCGGGTCTACGAGGCGTTGCGCATACCGCTCACGGCAGGAGATGGCGCCCCAGGCTTGCGGTCGATCATTGTGCTGGACCCCGGCTTGCATGTGTATGCGTCATCCGATCCGCATCGCTATCCGGTGCTGACGCCCGGCGCCGGTTTGCCCGCCGAGCTGGCTGCTGCGGCGCAAACCCTGCGTGACGATCCGCGCACCTTTGTATTCAATACCCCCGATAGCCTGGACGCCACGTTGGCAGTCGCCGGCGCCGCAGTTGTGTCGGAAGATGCGGGATTGGCTGGATACGTGCTGGCGTCTTACGACGCTAGCATCTGGCGCCAGCGCCTGTACGACCTGGTCAGCCAGGTGCTGCTGGTCAGCATTCCCGGGCTGCTGTTGCTACTGGCGCTGGGCTGGTTATGGGGAAACCGCATCGCACGGCCGCTGCTGTCTTTGGCCCAGGCGACTCAGCGTGTCGGGCGCGAACCGGCGGCCAACATCGGACTTTCCTTGCGCAAGGAAGGAAGCGACGAAATCGCGGTGTTGGGGCGCAGCTTTGCATCCATGCTGACGCAACTGGAACGACAGGAAGCGCTTGAACAGGAAATCATTGCCGCCGAACGGCTGGCAGCGGTAGGCCGAGTGGCTGCCGGGGTCGCGCACGAGATCAATAACCCGCTTGGCGGCATGCTCAACGCGTTGGATACCTTGGAAAAGCACGGTTCCTACGATGAATTAACCCAAAGAACAGTCGGCCTGACGCGACGGGGCTTGATGCAGATTCGACGTACCGTCGGCGCCTTGCTGGTGGAAGCACGCCTGGATTCGTCCTTCATGCACACAACGGATTGGCAGGACCTGCGCCTCTTGATCGAGCCCGAATTGTCAGAGAAGAACGCCACGCTGCTGTGGGACGTCACCACCCGGGACGAATTGCCGCTGCCCGCGCATCTGGTGCGCCAGATGGTCTTGAACCTGCTCATCAACGCAAAGAACGCCGTGGAGCGCGGCGGGAGCGTCAGCTGCACCGTGACCGGAACCGCCGACCGCCTTTCAGTAGAAATAGCAAATTCCGGGCAGCACATTCCACACGATGTGCTGCCCCATTTGTTTGAGCCTTACCGGGTAGATGCCCGGGGAGCGGGGCGGGCAGAGGGCCGCTCCCGCGGACTGGGCCTGTGGGTGACTTACCAAATCGTCACGCAATTGCAAGGCACGATCGAAGTGATAAGCGAAGAAGGCTATACCGCCTTCACCATCACACTGCCTTGCGGCGCACCCATTGAAAAAACGAACTTGGAGCTGACGCCGTGA
- a CDS encoding sigma-54-dependent transcriptional regulator yields the protein MIEDDAIMGESIVERFRLEGIRADWFSKAYEARDAIHANAYGVVISDVRLPDLDGDELYLQLVAQGGTLPPFILMTAYATVERAVDLLKLGVKDYVTKPFDIATLIQTVRDVVPAQASPESDTELGVSQAAQNLRRMVPRLAGRASAVLLVGESGVGKEVLARLIHSQAGPDLTARPFVAVNCGAIASTIAEAEFFGYEKGAYTGADKLRKGYFEQADGGTLFLDEVGELSPALQGALLRAIQEKRVRRLGAEHDTHTKFDLVCATNRNLAEMVSAKLFREDLYYRINTVTLEVKPLRDRPEDILWLAKRFATSIAERLGEPAKTLHPLSLAKMQAYPWPGNIRELHNRIERACLVSQSSVLLPGDIFPEGPDGDHFHDEPQVGEEATLNAYQQVCERLYIEEVLRRHGGRIQETADVLSISRKNLWQKMKRYGIDLKRRSE from the coding sequence TTGATCGAAGACGACGCCATCATGGGCGAATCCATTGTGGAAAGGTTTCGTCTGGAGGGAATCCGTGCCGACTGGTTTTCCAAGGCGTATGAGGCAAGGGATGCCATCCACGCCAATGCCTATGGCGTGGTGATCAGCGATGTCCGCCTGCCAGACTTGGATGGCGACGAACTTTATCTACAGTTGGTGGCGCAGGGCGGTACGTTGCCACCGTTCATCCTGATGACGGCCTATGCCACGGTGGAAAGGGCCGTGGATTTGCTGAAGCTCGGCGTCAAGGACTACGTGACCAAGCCTTTTGACATCGCGACGCTGATCCAGACCGTGCGCGATGTTGTCCCGGCGCAGGCCTCGCCGGAAAGCGATACGGAACTAGGGGTGTCGCAGGCGGCCCAGAATCTACGCCGCATGGTGCCCCGGCTGGCGGGCCGTGCGTCGGCCGTCCTGTTGGTTGGAGAGTCAGGGGTTGGCAAAGAGGTATTGGCACGACTGATCCACAGCCAGGCGGGGCCGGACCTTACCGCGCGGCCGTTCGTAGCCGTGAACTGCGGCGCCATTGCCTCCACCATCGCCGAAGCGGAATTCTTCGGCTATGAAAAGGGGGCTTATACCGGTGCGGACAAGCTGCGCAAGGGTTACTTCGAACAAGCTGACGGCGGCACGCTGTTCCTGGATGAAGTCGGAGAGCTATCGCCGGCGCTGCAAGGCGCGCTGTTGCGGGCGATACAGGAAAAGCGTGTCCGCCGACTGGGTGCCGAGCACGACACCCACACCAAGTTCGACCTGGTCTGCGCCACCAACCGAAACCTGGCCGAGATGGTCAGCGCCAAGTTGTTCAGGGAAGACCTTTACTACCGGATCAACACCGTCACCCTTGAGGTGAAGCCGCTGCGCGATCGGCCTGAAGACATCCTCTGGCTGGCCAAACGGTTTGCCACCAGCATCGCCGAGCGCCTGGGAGAGCCTGCAAAAACCCTGCACCCGTTGTCGCTGGCCAAGATGCAGGCGTACCCCTGGCCGGGCAATATCCGCGAATTGCATAACCGGATCGAACGCGCCTGTCTGGTCAGTCAGTCCAGCGTCTTGTTGCCGGGGGACATCTTTCCTGAAGGTCCGGACGGCGACCATTTTCACGATGAGCCGCAAGTTGGGGAAGAGGCCACGCTCAACGCCTACCAACAGGTCTGTGAGCGGCTGTACATCGAAGAGGTGTTGCGCCGGCACGGCGGCCGCATTCAAGAAACGGCCGACGTCTTGAGCATATCCAGGAAGAACCTATGGCAAAAAATGAAGCGCTACGGTATTGACCTGAAGCGCCGAAGCGAATAA
- a CDS encoding MarR family winged helix-turn-helix transcriptional regulator gives MNSTRTRLASRDAEALYEAVNQLIRVHQFRDRDRICCYDVSVAQCYALETLVKQGPLRLQALAQVMFLDKSTASRIVDSLERKGYVTRIEDAADRRAVQLEPTAAGRKLYQTIRADLVAEEFAMIEHMKPEVLEASLDLLRQLTRAAQARCGVASTCAVEFEP, from the coding sequence ATGAATTCAACAAGAACGCGTCTGGCCAGTCGGGACGCCGAAGCGCTCTATGAAGCGGTGAACCAGCTGATCAGGGTCCATCAGTTCCGCGATCGCGATCGCATTTGTTGCTATGACGTGTCCGTGGCGCAGTGCTATGCCTTGGAAACCCTGGTCAAGCAAGGGCCGCTGCGGTTGCAGGCGCTTGCGCAGGTGATGTTCCTGGACAAGAGCACGGCCAGCCGAATTGTTGATTCGCTGGAACGCAAGGGCTACGTCACAAGGATCGAAGATGCCGCCGACCGCCGGGCGGTGCAGCTTGAGCCGACCGCGGCGGGGCGCAAGCTGTATCAGACCATTCGGGCGGATCTGGTTGCCGAAGAATTTGCCATGATCGAACACATGAAGCCCGAGGTCCTGGAGGCATCGCTTGATCTGCTGCGGCAGTTGACGCGCGCCGCACAAGCACGTTGTGGCGTCGCCTCGACGTGTGCCGTGGAGTTTGAGCCGTAG
- a CDS encoding FAD-dependent oxidoreductase, with the protein MRINDHPVAIIGAGPVGLSAAAHLLDRGIPFVVFEAGDQAGASLSRWRHVRMFSPWGYNIDKKAGELLAQSGWVAPPSDAYPTGHELLTQYLQPLSEVQLINRCLRTHHRVLAVSRVGHDVMRSHDRAVAPFLLRVSGPHGERDVLARAVIDASGTYNTPNWMGAHGIPALGEERFAAQIAYGIPDILGDARQRYANRRVLVIGGGHSAFNALQDLVELASIEPGTRVYWAIRGASTDRLFGGGENDQLEERGRLGTTVKQLLDEGRIVLFTGVDVDRVSDSDEGLTVHSGVKALAPVDEIVVATGFRPDLRLMAELRLELDPATQSPIRLAPMIDPNVHSCGTVRPHGASELGHPDEGVFVVGMKSYGRAPTFLMLTGYEQVRSVVAALAGDLEAAKRVELVLPETGVCNTQVRRASAEAKCCT; encoded by the coding sequence ATGCGCATCAATGACCACCCCGTCGCAATCATCGGAGCCGGCCCCGTCGGGCTGAGCGCCGCCGCTCATCTGCTGGACAGAGGCATACCCTTCGTCGTATTTGAAGCAGGAGACCAGGCTGGGGCAAGTTTGAGCCGGTGGAGACATGTACGGATGTTCTCTCCGTGGGGCTACAACATCGATAAGAAAGCTGGCGAGTTGCTCGCGCAGTCGGGGTGGGTTGCCCCGCCCAGTGACGCTTATCCCACCGGACACGAATTGCTGACGCAGTATTTGCAGCCCTTGTCGGAAGTGCAGTTGATCAATCGCTGCCTGAGAACCCATCACCGGGTGTTGGCTGTCAGCCGCGTCGGGCACGATGTCATGAGGAGCCATGATCGGGCTGTCGCACCTTTCCTGCTGAGAGTCAGCGGACCCCACGGCGAGCGGGATGTCCTGGCGCGGGCCGTTATCGATGCCTCTGGTACCTACAACACACCAAACTGGATGGGCGCGCACGGCATCCCGGCCTTGGGAGAAGAGCGGTTCGCGGCCCAGATCGCCTATGGCATTCCCGACATTCTGGGAGACGCCCGGCAGCGATACGCCAATCGTCGAGTGTTGGTGATTGGCGGGGGCCATTCCGCCTTCAATGCGCTTCAGGACCTGGTGGAACTGGCCAGCATCGAACCTGGTACACGGGTTTATTGGGCGATCCGCGGGGCTTCAACCGATCGGCTTTTCGGAGGCGGAGAAAATGACCAGCTTGAGGAGCGCGGCAGGTTGGGAACGACAGTCAAACAGCTTCTGGACGAGGGAAGGATAGTGCTTTTCACCGGCGTCGACGTTGACCGCGTGAGCGATTCCGACGAGGGCTTGACGGTTCACAGTGGCGTCAAGGCGCTTGCCCCCGTCGACGAGATTGTCGTCGCAACGGGATTTCGTCCCGACCTTCGCTTGATGGCGGAGCTTAGGCTCGAACTAGATCCTGCAACGCAAAGCCCTATCCGCTTGGCTCCAATGATCGACCCGAATGTGCATAGTTGCGGGACAGTTCGGCCCCATGGCGCCTCGGAACTGGGACATCCCGACGAGGGGGTGTTCGTCGTTGGAATGAAAAGCTATGGGCGTGCGCCTACGTTTCTAATGCTGACAGGCTATGAACAGGTCCGATCTGTTGTGGCCGCACTAGCCGGCGACTTGGAAGCTGCAAAACGAGTGGAG